A stretch of the Chitinophagaceae bacterium genome encodes the following:
- the rpsN gene encoding 30S ribosomal protein S14: protein MAKESVKARERKRARMTAKYAEKRKALKAAGDYAALDKLPKNASPVRMHNRCQITGRPKGYIGQFGISRIKFRELALNGKIPGVTKASW, encoded by the coding sequence ATGGCAAAAGAATCAGTAAAAGCAAGAGAAAGAAAGCGTGCACGCATGACAGCTAAATATGCTGAAAAGCGTAAGGCGTTGAAAGCGGCAGGTGATTATGCTGCACTGGATAAGCTCCCGAAAAATGCTTCGCCGGTCCGTATGCATAACCGTTGTCAGATTACCGGCCGTCCGAAAGGATACATTGGCCAATTTGGGATTTCAAGGATCAAGTTCCGGGAACTGGCCTTAAATGGCAAGATTCCGGGCGTAACCAAAGCTTCCTGGTAA
- the rpsH gene encoding 30S ribosomal protein S8 — protein sequence MVTDPIADYLTRMRNALSANHRIVEIPSSNLKKRLTEILYDKGYILKYKFEDSDHGSGVIKIALKYNQVTKQPAIRSLRRVSRPGLRRYKGAEELPKVMNGLGIAVISTSKGLMTDKEAKTQKIGGEVLCYIF from the coding sequence ATGGTAACCGATCCGATAGCTGACTACCTCACCCGCATGCGTAATGCATTGAGTGCAAATCATCGAATTGTAGAGATTCCTTCATCCAACCTGAAGAAACGTCTGACTGAAATTTTGTATGATAAAGGATACATTCTTAAATACAAGTTTGAAGACAGCGATCACGGAAGTGGTGTCATCAAAATTGCATTGAAGTATAACCAGGTTACGAAACAGCCTGCCATCCGTTCTTTGCGCAGAGTAAGTCGCCCGGGATTGAGAAGATACAAGGGTGCTGAGGAATTGCCAAAAGTGATGAATGGATTGGGTATTGCCGTTATTTCAACTTCAAAAGGGTTGATGACTGATAAAGAAGCAAAGACGCAGAAGATAGGTGGAGAAGTGCTTTGTTACATTTTCTAA
- the rplF gene encoding 50S ribosomal protein L6 → MSRIGKMPVALPKGVTFSVSPANEVTVKGPKGQLTQKVDADITFTTEEGQVVVNRPTNQKRHKALHGLYRALLANMMKGVTDGYEKKLELVGVGFRATVTGQLLELSVGFSHPVMFSLPKEIKASAEQLKGQNPIITLQSYDKQLLGQLAAKIREVRKPEPYKGKGIKYKDEILRRKAGKSAATGAK, encoded by the coding sequence ATGTCACGCATAGGAAAAATGCCGGTTGCTTTGCCCAAAGGAGTTACATTCTCTGTTTCTCCTGCCAATGAAGTAACGGTTAAAGGTCCGAAGGGGCAACTGACTCAGAAGGTGGATGCCGATATCACTTTCACTACAGAAGAAGGTCAGGTAGTCGTAAACCGGCCCACCAATCAGAAGCGTCACAAAGCGTTGCATGGTTTATACCGTGCGTTGCTGGCCAACATGATGAAAGGTGTTACTGATGGATATGAAAAGAAACTGGAACTGGTAGGTGTCGGTTTCCGTGCTACGGTTACAGGCCAGTTGTTAGAATTGTCGGTTGGTTTTTCTCACCCGGTCATGTTTTCACTTCCCAAAGAAATTAAGGCATCAGCTGAACAACTGAAGGGTCAGAATCCGATCATCACGCTTCAAAGCTACGACAAGCAGTTACTCGGTCAGTTGGCAGCAAAGATTCGCGAAGTAAGAAAACCAGAGCCATACAAAGGCAAGGGTATTAAATACAAGGATGAGATTTTACGTCGTAAGGCTGGTAAGTCTGCAGCAACTGGAGCTAAATAA
- a CDS encoding 50S ribosomal protein L18: MVRKEARREKIRRRIRKKLSGTKERPRLSVYRSNSEIYVQIVDDSQGHTLAAASSRDMKDLKGTKIEKSKEVGKAIASKAIEAGISNVLFDRGGYLYHGRVKAVAEGAREGGLQF, encoded by the coding sequence ATGGTTAGAAAGGAAGCAAGAAGAGAAAAGATTCGCAGAAGGATTCGTAAGAAACTTTCCGGAACAAAAGAAAGACCCCGTCTTTCTGTATATCGCAGTAACAGTGAAATCTATGTGCAGATCGTAGATGATTCGCAGGGTCATACTTTAGCAGCAGCCTCTTCACGCGATATGAAAGACCTTAAAGGCACCAAGATTGAAAAATCAAAAGAAGTTGGTAAGGCAATAGCTTCGAAAGCAATTGAAGCCGGCATTTCCAATGTATTGTTCGATCGCGGAGGCTATCTCTATCATGGTCGTGTGAAAGCGGTGGCAGAGGGTGCCCGTGAAGGAGGATTGCAGTTTTAA
- the rpsE gene encoding 30S ribosomal protein S5: MAQANIQRVKASELDLKDKVVNIQRVAKVTKGGRTFSFSALVVVGDGNGIVGQGLGKAREVQEAITKGIDDAKKNLVKVPIYKGTIPHEQIAKFSASKVWIKPASHGTGVIAGGAMRAVLESAGVTDVLAKSLGSTNPHNVVKATIKALSLVRDPLVISQTRNINLNKVFNG, translated from the coding sequence ATGGCGCAAGCAAACATTCAAAGGGTAAAAGCAAGCGAACTTGATCTCAAGGACAAGGTGGTGAATATCCAACGGGTTGCGAAAGTGACCAAAGGTGGTAGAACATTCAGTTTTTCTGCGCTGGTAGTAGTTGGAGATGGCAACGGTATTGTTGGTCAGGGATTGGGAAAAGCGCGTGAAGTGCAGGAAGCAATTACCAAAGGCATTGATGATGCAAAGAAAAACCTCGTGAAGGTGCCGATTTACAAAGGGACGATTCCGCATGAGCAAATTGCAAAATTCAGCGCATCCAAAGTCTGGATCAAGCCGGCTTCACATGGAACAGGTGTAATTGCAGGTGGTGCCATGCGTGCGGTACTGGAGAGTGCGGGAGTTACAGACGTGTTAGCCAAATCATTGGGCTCAACTAATCCTCATAATGTAGTAAAGGCAACCATAAAGGCATTATCACTGGTAAGAGATCCATTGGTTATTTCCCAAACAAGGAACATCAATTTAAACAAAGTCTTTAATGGTTAG
- the rpmD gene encoding 50S ribosomal protein L30 yields the protein MAKIKIIQVKSAIDRPERQKRTIVALGIRKLNVPVVKEDSVQIQGMLTKVKHLVTIEKI from the coding sequence ATGGCAAAAATCAAAATCATCCAGGTAAAAAGTGCAATCGACCGGCCGGAGCGTCAGAAGAGAACGATTGTAGCGTTGGGTATCCGCAAACTGAATGTTCCGGTGGTTAAGGAAGACTCCGTCCAGATTCAGGGAATGCTGACGAAGGTGAAACATTTAGTGACTATTGAAAAAATCTAA
- the rplO gene encoding 50S ribosomal protein L15, whose product MNLSNLKPAKGSVKKVKRIGRGQGSGHGGTSTRGNKGAGSRSGNKSKRGFEGGQMPLQRRLPKFGFKNPFRKEFEVINLGRLQEYVDKYNLTAITHEILLEHGIITKKDKVKILGTGELKAKLDVKVNAVSEAAKKAIEATGGTVNLV is encoded by the coding sequence ATGAATCTCAGTAATCTTAAACCAGCCAAAGGGTCGGTAAAAAAAGTTAAGCGTATTGGTCGCGGGCAGGGCAGTGGTCATGGTGGAACTTCTACGCGTGGTAACAAAGGTGCCGGCTCAAGAAGTGGCAACAAGAGCAAAAGAGGCTTCGAAGGAGGTCAGATGCCATTACAACGCCGGTTGCCAAAGTTTGGATTTAAAAATCCTTTTCGCAAAGAGTTTGAAGTAATTAATCTGGGTCGCTTGCAGGAATATGTAGACAAGTATAATCTCACAGCAATCACCCATGAAATATTGCTGGAACATGGAATCATTACCAAAAAAGACAAGGTGAAGATTCTTGGAACCGGCGAATTAAAGGCAAAGCTCGATGTAAAAGTAAATGCGGTTAGCGAAGCGGCTAAGAAAGCCATTGAAGCTACCGGTGGTACAGTTAACCTTGTTTAA
- the secY gene encoding preprotein translocase subunit SecY, with product MKRFIQTIQNIWKIEDLRQRILYTLGLIFVYRVGSYIVLPGVDPAQLASVTSQGAKGIFGLLDIFAGGAFSRASIFALGIMPYISASIVMQLVTLAVPTFQKMQKEGESGRRKINNITRWLTVAITAAQASGYVVYLKSGIGANVVSGVNPGLFWFSSLVILTAGTIFIMWMGEKITDRGIGNGISLLIMIGIIARLPFAFLAEFDSRLNEGGGLVSFLLELALLLAVIVVVILLVQGTRKIPVQYAKRVVGNKQYGGVRQYIPLKVNAAGVMPIIFAQALMFIPATVAQFFPDSAAMQGATSFTDPGSFWYNLVDLLLIVIFTYFYTAIIVNPVQMADDMKRNGGFIPGVKPGKQTANFIDTVMSRITLPGALFLAFVAIMPSFARAFGVNSQWANFYGGTSLLIMVGVILDTLQQIESHLLMRHYDGLMKSGRIKGRTTAVSA from the coding sequence ATGAAACGTTTCATTCAGACCATACAGAATATTTGGAAAATTGAAGACCTGCGTCAAAGAATACTTTATACGCTCGGTCTTATTTTCGTTTACAGAGTAGGTTCATACATTGTACTTCCCGGTGTTGATCCTGCTCAGCTTGCATCCGTTACTTCTCAAGGTGCCAAAGGTATTTTTGGGTTGCTCGATATTTTCGCCGGTGGCGCATTTTCGCGGGCATCCATTTTCGCTTTGGGTATCATGCCGTACATCTCAGCATCCATCGTGATGCAATTGGTCACTTTGGCCGTCCCTACTTTTCAGAAAATGCAGAAAGAGGGCGAAAGCGGACGTCGGAAAATCAATAATATTACCCGTTGGCTGACTGTAGCTATTACTGCTGCCCAGGCATCCGGATATGTAGTTTACCTGAAGAGCGGAATAGGTGCCAATGTAGTGAGTGGTGTTAATCCCGGTTTGTTCTGGTTTTCATCTTTGGTGATACTTACTGCAGGTACCATCTTTATTATGTGGATGGGTGAAAAAATTACTGACCGTGGCATTGGAAATGGTATTTCGTTATTAATCATGATCGGAATTATTGCTCGTTTGCCATTTGCTTTCCTTGCAGAATTCGATAGCCGCCTGAATGAAGGTGGAGGTTTAGTCTCTTTTCTTCTGGAACTTGCCTTGTTGTTGGCTGTAATTGTAGTGGTGATACTGCTGGTGCAGGGAACACGAAAAATTCCTGTTCAATATGCCAAGCGCGTTGTTGGGAATAAGCAATACGGAGGAGTAAGACAGTATATTCCTTTGAAGGTGAATGCTGCCGGTGTAATGCCTATCATCTTTGCTCAGGCATTGATGTTTATTCCTGCAACAGTTGCACAGTTTTTTCCTGATTCGGCAGCAATGCAGGGCGCCACTTCCTTTACTGATCCTGGTTCTTTCTGGTATAACCTGGTGGACTTGTTGTTGATTGTGATTTTTACCTATTTCTACACTGCCATTATTGTGAATCCGGTTCAAATGGCTGATGATATGAAGCGAAATGGTGGCTTTATTCCCGGTGTAAAACCTGGCAAACAGACCGCCAATTTCATTGATACAGTAATGTCAAGAATCACATTGCCAGGTGCTTTGTTCCTTGCTTTTGTAGCTATCATGCCCTCATTCGCAAGAGCATTTGGTGTAAACAGCCAGTGGGCAAATTTTTACGGAGGCACTTCATTGCTCATTATGGTGGGTGTTATTCTGGATACACTTCAACAAATTGAAAGTCATTTGCTGATGCGTCATTACGACGGACTGATGAAATCGGGACGAATTAAAGGCAGGACAACAGCAGTAAGTGCTTAG
- the map gene encoding type I methionyl aminopeptidase: protein MIYYKTPEEIERIRQSSLLVSRTLAEVAKHIKPGTTTISLDKLADQFIRDHGGIPAFLGYRGFPNSACISVNEAVVHGIPGETVLKEGDIVSVDLGVVLDGFYGDSAYTFPVGEISEAKQRLLNITRQSLEMGIQQAWIGKRIGDIAATIQEFVEKNGYSVVRELVGHGVGKKLHEDPEVPNYGRRGSGAKLQEGLVIAIEPMVNMGKKNVMQSNDGWTIFTEDHKPSAHFEHTIAISKDGPVKLTTFEFIEEVSSVAV, encoded by the coding sequence ATGATTTATTACAAGACACCGGAAGAGATTGAGCGCATCCGACAAAGTTCTTTGCTTGTTTCAAGAACTTTAGCTGAAGTGGCAAAGCACATTAAGCCTGGAACGACAACGATCAGTCTTGATAAATTGGCTGATCAGTTTATCAGGGATCATGGTGGAATTCCTGCTTTCCTGGGTTACCGAGGTTTTCCGAATTCAGCCTGTATTTCAGTAAATGAAGCAGTGGTTCATGGAATTCCCGGTGAAACGGTGCTGAAGGAAGGTGATATTGTTTCTGTCGATTTGGGAGTGGTGTTGGATGGATTCTACGGTGACAGTGCTTATACTTTCCCGGTAGGTGAAATAAGTGAAGCAAAGCAAAGATTGCTCAATATTACCAGACAATCTTTGGAAATGGGAATACAGCAAGCATGGATTGGTAAAAGAATCGGAGATATTGCTGCAACAATTCAGGAGTTTGTTGAAAAGAATGGCTATTCAGTGGTTAGAGAGTTGGTTGGTCATGGTGTTGGCAAGAAGTTGCACGAAGATCCGGAAGTGCCAAATTATGGAAGACGCGGTTCTGGTGCCAAACTGCAGGAAGGTTTGGTGATAGCAATTGAACCAATGGTGAACATGGGCAAGAAGAATGTGATGCAGTCCAATGATGGTTGGACAATTTTTACGGAAGATCATAAACCGTCGGCGCATTTTGAACATACAATAGCCATTTCTAAAGACGGACCCGTAAAGCTTACCACTTTTGAGTTCATTGAAGAGGTTTCAAGTGTTGCTGTTTAA
- the infA gene encoding translation initiation factor IF-1, with translation MAKQDLIKQDGTITESLSNAMFRVRLENGHEIIATISGKMRMHYIRILPGDKVTVEMSPYDLTRGRITYRFK, from the coding sequence ATGGCTAAACAAGATCTTATTAAACAGGACGGCACGATCACGGAATCGTTATCAAATGCCATGTTTCGCGTCCGCCTTGAAAATGGCCACGAGATTATTGCAACTATTTCAGGAAAAATGCGCATGCACTACATCCGCATTTTGCCAGGTGATAAAGTGACAGTTGAAATGTCGCCATACGATTTGACAAGAGGGAGAATTACCTACCGGTTTAAGTAG
- the rpmJ gene encoding 50S ribosomal protein L36, which yields MKVRASIKRRSADCKIVRRKGKLYVINKKNPRYKQRQG from the coding sequence ATGAAAGTCAGAGCATCCATTAAAAGAAGAAGCGCGGATTGTAAAATTGTGCGCAGGAAAGGTAAACTGTATGTGATTAACAAGAAAAACCCACGCTACAAACAGCGCCAGGGATAA
- the rpsM gene encoding 30S ribosomal protein S13, with product MARISGVDLPKNKQGYVGLAYLFGIGQSAAKKILLEAGVDIAKKVKDWDDNELNSIRTIINNDWKVEGALRSEVQLNIKRLMDIGCYRGIRHRKGLPTRGQRTRTNSRTRKGKRKTVAGKKKTPAKK from the coding sequence ATGGCGAGAATTTCTGGTGTTGATTTACCAAAGAATAAACAGGGATATGTAGGCCTTGCCTACCTTTTTGGCATTGGCCAGTCGGCTGCGAAAAAGATTCTGCTGGAAGCAGGAGTAGACATTGCCAAAAAGGTAAAGGACTGGGACGACAATGAGTTGAACTCTATCCGTACGATTATTAACAACGATTGGAAGGTGGAAGGTGCTTTACGTTCTGAAGTGCAGTTGAACATCAAACGTTTAATGGATATTGGCTGCTATCGTGGCATCCGCCATCGTAAAGGATTACCTACAAGAGGTCAACGCACGAGAACCAATTCCAGAACAAGAAAGGGTAAACGTAAAACAGTGGCTGGCAAGAAGAAAACACCGGCTAAGAAATAG
- the rpsK gene encoding 30S ribosomal protein S11, with translation MAETKKTTKKRSIKAEPEGHVHIQASFNNIIITFTNKTGQVISWSSAGKIGFKGSKKNTPYAAQLAAQDAAKVAHDSGMRKVEVFVKGPGSGRESAIRSISSSGIDVTLIRDITPLPHNGCRPAKKRRV, from the coding sequence ATGGCTGAAACAAAGAAGACCACCAAGAAACGCAGTATTAAGGCAGAACCGGAAGGACATGTGCATATCCAGGCTAGCTTTAACAATATCATTATCACATTCACCAACAAGACGGGACAAGTAATTTCATGGTCGTCGGCAGGTAAGATTGGTTTTAAGGGGTCTAAAAAGAATACCCCTTACGCTGCTCAGCTTGCAGCTCAGGATGCGGCAAAGGTTGCACATGATTCGGGTATGCGCAAAGTGGAAGTGTTTGTAAAGGGTCCGGGCTCAGGTCGTGAGTCAGCGATACGTTCTATTTCTTCATCAGGCATTGATGTTACTTTAATCAGGGACATTACGCCATTGCCACACAACGGTTGCAGACCGGCAAAGAAAAGGAGAGTTTAG
- the rpsD gene encoding 30S ribosomal protein S4 codes for MARFTGSKAKVNRRFGEPIMGYTKSLEKKSYPPGMHGQSRKKKQSSEYATQLKEKQKAKMTYGLLERQFARFYSEAVRKKGVTGENLLKLLEARLDNTVFRLGVAPTRRAARQLVAHKHITVNGRVAGIPSLVLRVGDVISIKEKSKGLPAITQALGNRESKYPWLEWNSDTMKGIFLAMPEKDQIPENIHEQLIVELYSK; via the coding sequence ATGGCAAGATTCACCGGTTCAAAAGCTAAAGTAAACAGGAGATTTGGAGAACCTATCATGGGTTATACCAAGTCATTGGAAAAGAAAAGTTATCCGCCCGGCATGCACGGTCAGTCGCGTAAGAAGAAACAATCTTCAGAGTACGCTACGCAATTGAAGGAGAAGCAAAAGGCGAAAATGACGTATGGTTTGCTCGAACGTCAGTTTGCCCGTTTTTATTCAGAGGCTGTTCGAAAAAAAGGTGTAACGGGTGAAAACTTGTTAAAATTACTGGAAGCTCGTCTCGACAATACTGTATTCCGTCTTGGTGTAGCGCCAACGCGTCGTGCAGCCCGTCAATTGGTGGCGCATAAGCATATCACAGTTAATGGAAGAGTTGCGGGGATTCCATCATTGGTACTACGGGTAGGTGATGTAATCAGCATCAAGGAAAAATCAAAAGGTTTGCCTGCCATCACACAAGCACTTGGAAATCGTGAATCAAAATATCCATGGCTTGAATGGAACAGCGACACGATGAAAGGCATTTTTCTGGCGATGCCTGAAAAAGATCAGATACCGGAAAATATCCACGAACAATTGATTGTGGAATTGTATTCTAAGTAG